The genomic segment atacatttttttttatcatctatacgacaataaagtttaataattgaaaaaaatatttgcacaaacttttatatctttttatttctttttaaagaaaaaaaatgttatgatgataaattttaaaataattatacaataatattattcataatttttaataattaaaagttttaaatgcacaaaaatattaatccCGTCCATTTACTAGACATACAATAAAATgggtatatatattttttttaacaaacaaTAATTGTATAAGATCAAtgtaaagaaataaaaaaaaattaattaatatgataaaaaaaaatcctatttaacaaaaatatggaaattttttttataaaattttgtataaattatatatataaagtgaTAAAAGATTCAACTAGCtataaaaaaagacatttttaatttgttgtATATGAATGAGGCATAACTTGGGACTTTAGAGATtcaaaagttaaataattaaatgtaatttaactttattcttttttttgtcatatgattaataaaaaattttgattacTATTTTATATCTCTTTGTcgatatttttttcttttttgttataatattatttgagaATCAACATTAGCAAagtatcaataaaataatattaaaaaaaatttgtaaaaggcatataaaaaaacttttttccaTATATTATGCTTAATCAAATCTGTACAGATATTATGTAAATACTTTTctttagtatttttaaaaaaaattttttttctttttgtttcaactaattatttgttactacaaaaaaaaaaaaaaaattctattaatGCGGAGCATTAATAATATGACAACTAAATGTATACACATCTTTACATTTCACTCCACATAAATTGCATTTGTATGGATCCATTTCATCATGAAGACCTTTGTGCAATAAATATACACAAggatcaataaaaattatattacaaatatcACATGTTCTAACATTTTTAAGATTTACTTTAGCTAGTTTGTTTGTTGGCTCATCTAAATCCATTGAAATAGTACTATCATCTGAGGAGCTATGACTTTGTACATCATTTGATATAGTTGATGTTGGTGTgtttaaattaaacaatGATGTTTTGCTAGTATCATCTTGAGTAAAATTGCCTAAAAGATCTTTAACTTGTAAAGCGAAATTATCAGTAAAATTTTcatgttttaataatgaatcaAATTGATTATGATTTGATTCAGCAGCATTTAAAGCGGCTTCTGTTAACATTGATAACATATTATCTTGTACCTCTTTTTGAACAGTAAAATTTTCagttttaatatcatttattgaTGATTTGCCTCTTTTTGTAccccttttttttattggtgTTACAGGAATAGATGAATTTTCAAGTAATGCTTTTAATCTTATATCACCAAAAAGATTATCTAATGCTGATGATGAGGTATCTTTACTTTCTTGTTCTAAATGTTTTGTATTATCTTCATTAGGTGATTTAGCTGATCCTTTACCAATTGAATATTTTCCaccctaaaaaaaaatatgtaaaatattataaatataaaaataaaacaagtTTCTTACATCCTCATGTTTAGTTTGATAGTGAAGAAGCAAGCGTCTTGaattagtaaaaattaatgtacaTCTTTTACAACTAGCTGATTTGAAGGAACTAATTTGATGTACATCATCAAGATGTGTTCTAAGCATTGAATGTTGTGAACAAACAATATCACATCCCGTTACTGGACAATCAAAATCAACTCCAGTTTTGATATGAGTCATTGAATGTTCTTGCATTTGGTCTTTtctgaaaaattttttatcacaatATTTACATGGATATGGTTTAACTCCAGTATGACGCATTCTATGTCTATGCATATTAGCTTTTTGACTAAATTGCATATGACAAATATCACATTGATACATCTGACCTTGATGTCTTTCATGAGCATCCtggaaataaataaaaaatgaattattaatGATGAGGATTATGTAACATAAAcaaaagattttaataattcttatTACATAgaatttattatacattttcaaacttttatatatatatatatataatatatacatataaagaACTGAAAAgttgttataaaattattaaaaagtacatCTTATATTCATtgaacaataaaattaatgctTTATAACAagaatatatcttttttttttttgttaaattaaaagtttgtattatataaaaatttaaaaaaaaaaaaagttattaccAAGGATATATCCTTCATAATGTGTCATTGAAtagtaatttaaaactttattacttttttactTACCAAATGACTTTTCATATGTTGCGACATAAATGTCTGGAATTTACAATGTGGGCATGTTAACAGCTGCTTTTCTCCtttaatatttgaatttCTTGCTGGTGGAAGAATTCTTATAAATTCTGGATTTCCTTGATTTTCACCAGCAGGTGGTGATTGTTGACAAATTGATCCATCAGAACTAGTATTAGGTGATAATGGTAAAAGATTCATATCACAATTTATAGAATTAATTGGATTTGaatctttttcatttttaacattccattcattaacttttttttcagatgatattttttctaattttgtTACTTTTTCAGTTCCTTCTTCATGTTTAGCAATATGCTCGGTAAATGCTTCAAAATTAGAGGTTGTAAAACCACATTCACCACAAGCATTTTGATCTcccattatttatatatgtatatatattatatatatacaatatatatatatatatattcttaagaaaaaaaattgaaaagttATTGGTTGAAGAAGaggaatattatttaaaaatataaataaaaaatttgtgcGATAAGTTTAATTTAAGCTAGTTTTCTTTATagttttgattaaaaaaaaatcagaaatactatatatttatttaaaaaaaatagtctCTGGTTATGATGTTAATGCCAGTTTTTTgagataatataatttataaaaattacctaaaattaaaaatattttataaaaaaaatatatattataaaagaatattaaaaaaaaataataataattgaatatataattattatgtaGTATAAACTataactttataatatatattatatattaacaaaaatatgtaatggtaattaaaacaaatgttGGATTGTAAAAAGTATTGAAAGATAATTTGTTTCAGTTAACAACCGTAAATCTCATTTGCATAAAATATGTGCAATATTCTGTATACGGGTATTAGCCTTggtaaaatttatcattttaaatcatggaaattattaaaatgtagtAGGATGTAAAATGcacattttaaatgattacgTCTGATCATCCAGTGTGAAGGTTGCTCGGATAGATTGTACTCTAATTTTTAGGAAAGATTTAATGgaaaattttactaaaaatttgtttagcTATGGATGATAACATTGATAATGACATTTTTGAAGGttggaaaaaatatattcaattaaatacttataaaatagataaaaagaattatttttcatttggtaggatattatatattgaattagtttttaaaaaaaaaaggaaatacATATGTCCTTCAAgtgatatatttaatattaggataaagataataattgGATCTTAAGAATGATCTCGGTATTCTTtgataataactttttttatgtgATTGATAGAAAGTCTCAGGAATGAAGTATAAAGGTAATAAGAATATATTACAAGACATTAAATCTTCTGATCTACATCTATATTCTTCATGGTCATGAACACTTTCACTATATATATACGCAATCACTTATAATCACTCTTTAACGCTACATCTATGACATTCAACACAATCTAAAActatcattatatatatatatatatattaaaatggaATTGTCCATGGTGATATTATATAATGCAATGTGGAAAAATGATAAAGGTTAACTAAAATGTCCTAACATATCATGATCTTGACTTTTTTCCTATCTTATAAATGAatctaatttaaatttacaaagttattgatataaatgatacaaatttataaagaatattatttttataaataaaaaaaaaatttttacaaataacacaaaaattttaacatacaaatttatgaaaaaaaaaaaaatttttttttttttatttttaaatataattgaatGTTGACTTTTATATAGACATTATCTAATATCATTCAATTGAATGATAAATCAttacaaatatttcattaaatactTATTGagttataaaagaaaaagaaaaaaagtttaacatAATAAATAAGGTGAGAAGAAGGAAAATCATTATTAAgtgttataaataatgtgattgtctataaaataattcaataaGTTAATAGTTTGTACTGATATGGTACAACATACTATTTAAATGATTACTCTCTGAATACGGACCTAAATTAAATGTAGACAAAAATGAAagtgaaagaaaaaaagagtGATATTATGGAAGTTATTAatctataaattaaaaaaaaattataattaaaaattaaaaattataataaaaaaaaatatgatcttatctattatatgaataaaaaataatctttaaaaatagttatattataatagtaatagtaatatatatatattttttttaagtataataatatataaaattatatataataaattatttgagatataatataatatatacgtatatataaaagaataccTCTTACAAAATCAGACATCTGCCGTTTATGTTCACCTCCAACTAGTACTTTGTCTTAAGCCAGTGAAATCATGTACCCTGTGTGATATTGAAAATGAATCTATTGGTAAAGCTAACAAAATAGTGTTTGTTTGTTTTAATCATCCTATGTCGGTGGTAATAAAGAGAAAGTAAATTTAAGGAAGAAGGAGAACACGATTTGTGGATGAATGAAAAGTGCTTAAATTTATTCCTATCTATCATACCATACAATCACATCTgcttttgtaaaaatttttatccaaACGTTTGGAGGTCGTCCAAGGAAATACATCATCATcactaatatatatatttatatttatatggaGGTTGTCTCTATTGACGTGATAATAGTTAATAGATATGTGAGGAAAATTATAACATAAtggaatttttaaaaatgtctattattatattataaaatgtaactttttaattttataatagttgattaataatattttttttaatatattttataattttatgtaattttatataatatataaaaaaaacaaacaaataaaatataataaaaagaataaaaaaaa from the Strongyloides ratti genome assembly S_ratti_ED321, chromosome : X genome contains:
- a CDS encoding Zinc finger, C2H2 domain and Zinc finger C2H2-type/integrase DNA-binding domain and Zinc finger, C2H2-like domain-containing protein; protein product: MGDQNACGECGFTTSNFEAFTEHIAKHEEGTEKVTKLEKISSEKKVNEWNVKNEKDSNPINSINCDMNLLPLSPNTSSDGSICQQSPPAGENQGNPEFIRILPPARNSNIKGEKQLLTCPHCKFQTFMSQHMKSHLDAHERHQGQMYQCDICHMQFSQKANMHRHRMRHTGVKPYPCKYCDKKFFRKDQMQEHSMTHIKTGVDFDCPVTGCDIVCSQHSMLRTHLDDVHQISSFKSASCKRCTLIFTNSRRLLLHYQTKHEDGGKYSIGKGSAKSPNEDNTKHLEQESKDTSSSALDNLFGDIRLKALLENSSIPVTPIKKRGTKRGKSSINDIKTENFTVQKEVQDNMLSMLTEAALNAAESNHNQFDSLLKHENFTDNFALQVKDLLGNFTQDDTSKTSLFNLNTPTSTISNDVQSHSSSDDSTISMDLDEPTNKLAKVNLKNVRTCDICNIIFIDPCVYLLHKGLHDEMDPYKCNLCGVKCKDVYTFSCHIINAPH